In one Desulfoferula mesophila genomic region, the following are encoded:
- a CDS encoding methyltransferase has translation MSILEPIEESPRSLYQAVYAPVKAEIILAGIKVGLFSHLQEPISAAALVDKLGWEPRATEILLNGLASADILLKQNGLFSNSLEASRFLVPGRPTYLGDHLLNTHRMVTGGLVGLPERLRNDTPPQTQQTGQSGPTDWSAMAEGMANSARAGRVQMVLPLVLGLPEFTTFRKMLDLGGGPGLLCIAMVQAHPSMRGVVFDNPAVGDQARQYIQEHGLTDRVTFLGGDYMSDSLGSGYDLVWASASLNYCGERLDELVAKVYNALEHGGVFAVLQEGLTHEGTKPSEMVLPMLAWRLGSDEGINFAQGQIAQAMLEAGFRSVRSRTVQTLHGPMDFDVARK, from the coding sequence ATGTCTATTCTAGAGCCCATCGAGGAGAGCCCACGCAGCCTGTACCAAGCGGTCTATGCGCCGGTCAAGGCCGAGATCATCCTGGCCGGGATCAAAGTGGGACTTTTTAGCCATCTGCAAGAACCCATCAGCGCAGCCGCCCTGGTGGACAAGCTGGGCTGGGAGCCAAGGGCAACCGAAATACTGCTCAATGGCCTGGCTTCTGCCGATATCTTGCTAAAGCAAAACGGTCTGTTCTCCAACAGCCTCGAGGCCTCGCGTTTTCTGGTCCCCGGCAGGCCCACCTATTTGGGAGATCATCTGCTCAACACCCACCGCATGGTGACCGGCGGGCTCGTCGGCCTGCCCGAGCGCCTGCGCAATGACACGCCTCCCCAAACCCAGCAAACCGGCCAATCCGGCCCAACCGACTGGTCGGCCATGGCCGAGGGCATGGCCAATTCGGCCCGGGCGGGGCGGGTGCAGATGGTGCTGCCTCTGGTACTGGGACTGCCCGAGTTCACCACCTTCCGCAAAATGCTGGACCTGGGCGGCGGGCCGGGCCTGCTGTGCATCGCCATGGTGCAGGCCCATCCCTCCATGCGCGGGGTGGTCTTTGACAATCCGGCTGTGGGTGACCAAGCTCGCCAGTACATACAAGAGCACGGCCTCACAGATCGTGTCACCTTTTTGGGCGGCGACTACATGAGCGATTCCCTCGGCTCGGGCTACGACCTGGTCTGGGCCAGCGCCTCGCTGAATTACTGCGGCGAGCGGCTCGACGAGCTGGTGGCCAAGGTCTACAACGCCCTGGAGCATGGCGGAGTCTTCGCCGTGTTGCAGGAGGGCCTGACCCACGAGGGCACCAAGCCCTCGGAGATGGTGCTGCCCATGCTGGCCTGGCGGCTGGGCTCGGACGAGGGAATCAATTTCGCGCAAGGACAGATCGCCCAAGCCATGCTGGAGGCCGGTTTCCGCTCGGTGCGTTCGCGCACCGTGCAAACCCTGCACGGCCCCATGGACTTTGACGTGGCCCGGAAATAG
- a CDS encoding cupin domain-containing protein, with protein sequence MQVTSTVQVDNERVKATLWRLPPGGATGHHVHPLDYVVVPLTDGVLRLQDADGTKEVGLQAGATYARPAGVSHNTINAGEREFSFVEVELK encoded by the coding sequence ATGCAAGTGACGTCAACGGTGCAAGTGGATAATGAGCGGGTGAAAGCGACCTTGTGGCGGCTGCCTCCCGGCGGGGCAACGGGGCATCACGTGCACCCTCTGGACTATGTGGTGGTGCCGCTTACCGACGGAGTGCTGCGCCTGCAAGACGCCGACGGGACGAAAGAGGTCGGCTTGCAGGCGGGAGCCACCTACGCCCGCCCGGCCGGGGTGAGCCACAACACCATCAACGCGGGGGAGCGCGAGTTCAGTTTCGTGGAGGTCGAGCTGAAGTAA